The following are encoded together in the Panicum virgatum strain AP13 chromosome 6K, P.virgatum_v5, whole genome shotgun sequence genome:
- the LOC120711081 gene encoding protein S-acyltransferase 8-like, translated as MAMAKHKQRRVYQAWRGNNIILCGGRLIFGPDAKATLLSFALIAIPVAVFCVFVARDLIHIFPAYNAGYAILVVTIGLTIYVLLLLLLTSSQDPGIVPRNSHPPVEEFSHDASAPHTLQFPRVKEVMVNGVPVKVKYCETCMIYRPPRCSHCSKCDNCVERFDHHCPWVGQCIGERNYRYFFCFVLSAAVLCIYVCAMCGLYIKLLMSRGHHSLVKAIKESPASLAVMAYCFVCFWFVGGLTGFHSYLIATNKTTYENIKYKYSNQPNVYDRGFVRNCHEFWCTKRKPSKINLRAIVQEEHEAAQPQISYSNVPEDDAPHRPRAKVEDDLEIGLDVLKSPRRPTDELSDEELESGSNGVKYRTPDSDTDIPVTRTKTEIFGEVRDLDLSVSNAALPSSPQQKQHPDELC; from the exons atggccatggccaagcacaagcagcgCCGGGTGTACCAAGCCTGGAGAGGCAACAAC ATAATCTTGTGTGGTGGAAGGTTGATCTTTGGACCAGATGCCAAGGCCACTCTCTTATCTTTCGCTCTAATCGCAATCCCTGTTGCTGTCTTCTGCGTCTTTGTGGCCAGGGATCTCATACACATATTTCCTGCATATAATGCAGGCTATGCAATTCTTGTTGTCACCATAGGCCTTACAATTTAT GTACTGTTACTGCTCTTGCTTACCTCATCTCAAGATCCAGGTATTGTACCACGGAATTCACACCCACCTGTGGAAGAGTTTTCTCATGATGCTTCAGCTCCACATACTCTTCAGTTTCCTCGAGTAAAAGAGGTTATGGTCAATGGCGTGCCTGTGAAAGTGAAATACTGTGAAACTTGCATGATATACCGGCCTCCTCGCTGCTCCCACTGCTCCAAATGTGATAACTGTGTTGAGCGCTTTGATCATCACTGCCCTTGGGTTGGGCAGTGTATTGGAGAG CGAAATTACCGGTACTTCTTCTGTTTTGTTTTGTCGGCGGCAGTCCTGTGTATCTATGTATGTGCAATGTGTGGATTGTAcatcaagcttctcatgagtagGGGTCACCATTCATTGGTGAAGGCCATTAAAGAATCTCCAGCTTCATTGGCAGTCATGGCATATTGTTTCGTTTGCTTCTGGTTTGTCGGCGGTCTCACTGGGTTCCATTCTTACCTTATCGCGACAAACAAG ACAACGTATGAGAATATCAAGTACAAGTACAGCAACCAACCAAACGTGTATGACCGCGGTTTTGTGCGCAACTGTCATGAGTTCTGGTGCACAAAAAGGAAGCCTTCTAAGATCAACCTACGAGCTATTGTTCAAGAGGAACATGAGGCAGCACAGCCACAGATCAGCTATTCCAATGTGCCAGAAGATGATGCACCTCATCGTCCGCGAGCCAAGGTTGAGGATGATCTAGAAATAGGTCTCGACGTTCTGAAGTCTCCGAGGCGCCCGACAGATGAACTTAGCGATGAAGAATTGGAGTCTGGAAGCAATGGTGTTAAATATCGCACACCAGATTCAGACACTGACATCCCTGTAACCAGAACTAAGACTGAGATCTTCGGTGAAGTTAGGGATCTGGACTTGTCGGTTAGTAATGCTGCATTACCATCGTCTCCTCAGCAGAAACAACACCCTGATGAACTTTGTTGA